The Streptococcus viridans genome includes a window with the following:
- a CDS encoding ABC transporter ATP-binding protein: protein MVELNLKNIYKKYPNSEHYSVEDFNLDIKDKEFIVFVGPSGCGKSTTLRMIAGLEDITEGECSIDGTVVNNVAPKDRDIAMVFQNYALYPHMTVYDNMAFGLKLRKYSKEDIDKRVQEAAEILGLKEFLDRKPADLSGGQRQRVAMGRAIVRDAKVFLMDEPLSNLDAKLRVSMRAEIAKIHRRIGATTIYVTHDQTEAMTLADRIVIMSATKNPAGTGTIGRVEQIGSPQEVYKNPVNKFVAGFIGSPAMNFINVKLEGGHIIANGLNLKVPEGALKVLKEKGYDGKELIFGIRPEDVNTEAAFLETFPESVVKATISVSELLGSESHLYCQVGDNEFIAKVDARDYLGTGETIELGFDLNKAHFFDKETEKTVY, encoded by the coding sequence ATGGTAGAATTAAATCTTAAAAATATTTACAAAAAATATCCAAACAGTGAACACTATTCAGTTGAAGACTTCAACTTGGATATCAAAGACAAAGAATTTATCGTTTTCGTAGGTCCTTCAGGATGTGGTAAATCAACGACTCTTCGTATGATCGCTGGTCTTGAAGATATCACAGAAGGTGAGTGTTCAATCGATGGCACTGTTGTAAACAACGTGGCACCTAAAGACCGTGATATCGCCATGGTATTCCAAAACTACGCTCTTTACCCACACATGACTGTGTACGATAACATGGCATTTGGTTTGAAATTGCGTAAATACAGCAAGGAAGATATCGACAAACGTGTACAAGAAGCAGCTGAAATCCTTGGCTTGAAAGAATTCTTGGATCGTAAACCAGCTGACCTTTCTGGTGGTCAACGTCAACGTGTGGCCATGGGACGTGCCATTGTCCGTGATGCAAAAGTATTCTTGATGGACGAACCTTTGTCAAACTTGGATGCAAAATTGCGTGTATCAATGCGTGCTGAAATCGCGAAAATTCACCGTCGTATCGGTGCTACAACCATCTATGTAACCCACGACCAAACAGAAGCGATGACACTTGCTGACCGTATCGTTATCATGTCTGCTACTAAAAACCCAGCTGGTACTGGTACAATTGGACGTGTGGAACAAATTGGTTCTCCGCAAGAAGTGTACAAAAACCCAGTTAACAAATTCGTAGCTGGATTTATCGGAAGCCCTGCGATGAACTTCATCAATGTAAAATTGGAAGGTGGACACATCATTGCCAATGGATTGAATTTGAAAGTTCCAGAAGGTGCTTTGAAAGTCTTGAAAGAAAAAGGCTATGATGGTAAAGAATTGATCTTTGGTATCCGTCCAGAAGACGTGAATACAGAAGCTGCTTTCCTTGAAACTTTCCCAGAATCAGTAGTGAAAGCAACCATCTCAGTGTCTGAGTTGCTTGGTTCTGAATCTCACTTGTACTGCCAAGTTGGTGACAACGAATTTATCGCAAAAGTAGATGCGCGTGACTACCTTGGAACTGGTGAAACAATCGAACTTGGATTTGACTTGAACAAAGCTCACTTCTTCGATAAAGAAACTGAAAAAACAGTATACTAA
- a CDS encoding helix-turn-helix domain-containing protein — MKDIREWFPHAEVTDQPTPPAGFVAIPLQAQQWLQLKEEELTEREKQLIAWLGSEKDLAPNPWYQYLIDGKGEAPQVIKKMQLVYCHLSHSTAEGTASWLEMMQTLLPNFRAVLQLSGQDYVLILDQEQSLPVAAILKDTVSAMEYDFNLRLSIMVGQVWTEPKDWRLSSVIRAEREVFRGWIREGHQGVYHFSQLYLWGIEQEDLDLHPIKERLRQLIASQDQLQDIIVALWDNGAVVTKAAQQLYLHRNSLQYKMDKWEELTGLQLKNLTDLALCYHLVLQDVM; from the coding sequence GTGAAAGATATCAGAGAGTGGTTCCCTCATGCTGAGGTGACGGATCAACCGACTCCACCAGCTGGTTTTGTAGCCATCCCTCTTCAGGCCCAGCAATGGCTGCAACTGAAAGAAGAGGAGTTGACGGAGAGAGAAAAGCAATTGATTGCCTGGTTGGGCAGTGAGAAAGATCTTGCCCCCAATCCTTGGTATCAATACTTGATTGATGGAAAGGGAGAAGCCCCTCAAGTCATCAAAAAAATGCAACTTGTCTATTGCCACCTCTCACATTCGACAGCGGAAGGAACAGCTTCCTGGTTAGAGATGATGCAGACACTCTTGCCCAACTTTCGAGCAGTCTTGCAGCTGAGTGGGCAGGACTATGTACTCATTCTGGACCAAGAGCAGTCGCTGCCTGTAGCTGCTATCTTAAAAGATACCGTATCTGCTATGGAGTATGACTTTAATCTTCGCTTATCCATTATGGTGGGGCAGGTATGGACCGAGCCTAAGGATTGGAGACTGTCTTCAGTCATTCGAGCAGAACGAGAAGTCTTTAGAGGCTGGATCCGAGAAGGGCATCAAGGTGTTTACCACTTTTCTCAACTCTATCTGTGGGGAATCGAACAGGAAGATTTGGATCTACATCCTATCAAAGAACGCTTGCGTCAATTGATTGCGAGTCAAGATCAGTTGCAGGACATCATTGTTGCACTTTGGGACAATGGAGCAGTTGTAACCAAGGCGGCCCAGCAACTCTATCTCCATCGCAATTCCCTTCAATATAAGATGGATAAATGGGAGGAGCTAACGGGTCTCCAGTTAAAAAATCTGACAGATCTAGCCCTTTGTTACCATTTGGTATTACAAGATGTGATGTAA
- a CDS encoding Mini-ribonuclease 3 produces the protein MIDINLINGIALAFEGDAVYSMYIRKHLILQGMTKPNKLHQTATRYVSAKAQANLIAMMLEEDVLTVKEVEIYKRGRNTNSHTKAKNADVVTYRMSTGFEAVMGYLHLTDEINRLEELVAWCIQKVEEGIK, from the coding sequence GTGATTGATATCAATCTAATCAACGGCATAGCTCTTGCCTTTGAAGGGGATGCGGTTTATTCCATGTATATCCGTAAGCATTTGATTTTGCAAGGGATGACCAAGCCTAACAAACTCCACCAGACTGCAACGAGGTATGTCTCTGCCAAGGCTCAGGCTAATCTGATTGCGATGATGCTTGAGGAAGATGTTTTGACAGTGAAAGAAGTCGAAATCTATAAACGCGGTCGTAATACCAATAGCCATACCAAGGCCAAAAATGCCGATGTCGTGACCTATCGCATGTCGACAGGCTTTGAAGCGGTCATGGGTTACTTGCACTTGACAGATGAAATCAACCGCTTAGAAGAATTGGTAGCTTGGTGTATCCAAAAAGTGGAAGAAGGGATAAAGTAG
- the cysS gene encoding cysteine--tRNA ligase, translating to MLKIYDTMSRDLREFVPIEEGKVRMYVCGPTVYNYIHVGNARSTVAFDTIRRYFEYRGYEVAYISNFTDVDDKIINRAKEEGITPQEVADKYIAAFREDVTALGVKPATRHPRVVEFMDDIIRFVTDLIEKGYAYESQGDVYFRVEKSHNYAKLANKTLEDLELGASGRTDEETARKENPVDFALWKAAKPGEVSWESPWGPGRPGWHIECSVMSTGILGDTIDIHGGGADLEFPHHTNEIAQSEAKTGKTFANYWMHNGFVNIDNVKMSKSLGNFITVHDALKTIDGQVLRFFFATQHYRKPINFTEKAVRDAETNLKYLKNTYEQPFTGEVDSADLQGFVDKFIAVMDEDINAANGITVVFEMAKWINSGHYDQDVKEALAKMLEVFGIVFVEEVLAADIEALIAERQEARANKDFARADEIRDQLAAQGIKLLDTKEGVRWTRD from the coding sequence GTGTTAAAAATTTATGATACCATGTCTCGTGATTTGCGAGAATTTGTCCCCATCGAGGAAGGGAAGGTCCGCATGTATGTTTGTGGGCCAACGGTTTACAACTATATCCACGTGGGGAATGCCCGTTCAACGGTAGCCTTTGACACGATTCGTCGCTACTTTGAGTATCGTGGCTACGAAGTTGCCTATATTTCCAACTTTACCGATGTGGATGATAAGATCATCAACCGTGCCAAGGAAGAAGGCATTACTCCTCAGGAAGTGGCAGACAAGTACATTGCGGCCTTTCGGGAAGATGTGACGGCTCTTGGGGTCAAGCCTGCAACCCGTCACCCTCGTGTGGTTGAGTTTATGGATGACATCATTCGCTTTGTTACCGACTTGATCGAAAAAGGCTATGCCTACGAGAGTCAAGGGGATGTCTATTTCCGTGTGGAAAAATCCCATAACTATGCTAAGTTAGCCAATAAAACTTTGGAAGACCTAGAGCTAGGTGCTTCTGGTCGGACAGATGAAGAAACAGCCCGCAAGGAAAATCCGGTCGACTTTGCTCTCTGGAAAGCTGCCAAACCAGGTGAAGTTTCTTGGGAAAGTCCTTGGGGACCTGGTCGTCCTGGCTGGCACATTGAGTGTTCGGTCATGTCAACAGGGATTTTAGGCGATACCATTGATATTCACGGTGGTGGAGCTGACCTTGAGTTTCCGCACCATACCAATGAAATTGCCCAGTCAGAGGCTAAAACAGGCAAAACCTTTGCCAACTACTGGATGCACAATGGCTTTGTCAATATTGACAATGTCAAGATGTCCAAGTCTTTGGGGAACTTTATCACTGTGCATGATGCTTTGAAGACTATCGATGGCCAAGTGCTTCGCTTCTTCTTTGCGACCCAGCACTACCGCAAGCCTATTAACTTCACAGAAAAAGCGGTGCGCGATGCGGAGACCAACCTCAAGTATTTGAAAAATACTTATGAGCAACCGTTCACAGGAGAAGTGGATTCAGCAGACTTGCAAGGCTTTGTGGACAAGTTTATCGCGGTCATGGATGAAGATATCAATGCGGCAAACGGAATCACTGTTGTCTTTGAAATGGCCAAATGGATCAACTCAGGTCACTACGACCAAGATGTCAAGGAGGCCTTGGCAAAGATGTTAGAAGTCTTTGGAATTGTCTTTGTTGAAGAGGTCTTGGCTGCGGATATTGAAGCCTTGATCGCAGAACGTCAAGAAGCACGGGCTAATAAAGATTTTGCGCGAGCAGATGAGATTCGAGATCAACTAGCAGCTCAAGGGATTAAACTGTTAGACACTAAAGAAGGTGTAAGGTGGACACGTGATTGA
- a CDS encoding GNAT family N-acetyltransferase: MIQATHTLTDHQLLEVKALIAVCQNYDGTYRDPYLSNMLNFDPDMPAFFLYYEKGELVGLLTVYADDQDVEVAILVHPNHRRQGIARALYRSFEKETASYPIESVTFQTERVFLEKHPEFASNWGLVEDEETETWLGKDRRPYPLATVSNLDVLLADCSYQGQISQLKFQAFSEEHESKEVVDRYVAKALKDPESRLYILLKNGQVIGTCTVDLSSNTNYLYGLAIAELERGKGYGSYLAKSLVNQLIEQNDKEFQIAVEDSNVGAKRLYEKIGFVKQTQVVYLNPKV; this comes from the coding sequence GTGATTCAAGCAACCCATACATTGACTGACCACCAACTATTGGAAGTCAAGGCCCTTATTGCAGTCTGTCAGAACTATGACGGAACTTATCGTGATCCCTATCTCTCCAATATGCTCAATTTTGACCCCGATATGCCCGCCTTTTTCCTTTATTATGAAAAAGGTGAACTTGTTGGCCTATTAACCGTCTATGCAGATGACCAAGATGTGGAAGTAGCAATCCTGGTCCACCCCAATCATCGTCGTCAAGGCATTGCGCGGGCTTTGTATAGAAGTTTTGAGAAAGAAACAGCATCTTATCCAATTGAGTCTGTAACTTTTCAGACAGAGCGTGTTTTTCTAGAGAAGCATCCTGAGTTTGCCAGCAACTGGGGACTGGTCGAGGATGAAGAGACAGAAACCTGGTTAGGTAAGGATAGAAGACCTTATCCATTAGCAACTGTTTCCAATCTGGACGTTTTGTTAGCAGATTGTTCGTATCAGGGTCAAATTAGTCAGTTAAAATTTCAGGCATTTTCAGAGGAACATGAATCTAAAGAAGTTGTGGATAGATATGTCGCTAAAGCTCTAAAGGATCCAGAAAGTCGCCTATATATTTTATTAAAAAACGGTCAGGTTATTGGAACTTGTACAGTTGATTTATCGAGTAATACGAATTACCTCTATGGTTTAGCAATAGCTGAGCTTGAACGTGGAAAAGGCTATGGAAGCTATTTGGCAAAATCTCTCGTCAACCAACTGATTGAGCAAAATGACAAGGAGTTTCAGATTGCCGTGGAAGATAGCAATGTAGGTGCCAAACGCTTATATGAAAAGATTGGCTTTGTCAAACAGACTCAGGTGGTTTATTTGAATCCAAAAGTGTAG
- the cysE gene encoding serine O-acetyltransferase, which produces MGWWRETIDIVKENDPAARTSLEVLLTYPGVKALAAHRVSHFLWNHGFKLLARMHSQFWRFWTQIEIHPGATIASGVFIDHGAGLVIGETAVVEKGVMLYHGVTLGGTGKDIGKRHPTVREGALVSAHAQVIGPIEIGAKAKVGAGAVVVSDVPSDVTVVGVPAKIVRVHGKKDEPIIHQEEEKREYYVNKMEHAKEASHRSSSL; this is translated from the coding sequence ATGGGATGGTGGCGTGAAACCATTGATATTGTAAAAGAAAATGACCCAGCAGCACGTACCTCGCTGGAGGTCCTCTTGACCTATCCAGGCGTTAAAGCGTTAGCTGCTCACCGTGTTTCTCACTTTTTGTGGAATCATGGCTTTAAACTCCTAGCTCGCATGCATAGCCAGTTCTGGCGTTTTTGGACTCAGATTGAAATCCATCCAGGAGCGACCATTGCTTCTGGTGTCTTTATCGATCATGGAGCGGGCCTCGTTATCGGTGAGACAGCCGTTGTTGAAAAAGGCGTTATGCTCTACCATGGGGTGACGCTCGGTGGAACAGGAAAGGATATTGGTAAACGCCATCCAACGGTTCGTGAAGGAGCTTTGGTCTCCGCTCATGCTCAGGTCATCGGCCCGATTGAGATTGGGGCCAAAGCCAAAGTAGGAGCGGGGGCGGTCGTGGTCTCCGATGTACCGAGCGATGTGACCGTTGTCGGAGTCCCTGCCAAGATTGTTCGTGTTCACGGTAAGAAGGATGAGCCAATCATTCACCAAGAAGAAGAAAAACGAGAATACTATGTGAATAAGATGGAACACGCCAAGGAAGCCAGTCATCGGTCTTCGAGCTTGTAA